The genomic DNA GAATAAAGGGCATACCTAATTTATTTCCTAAAAAGTATTGAATCGTCATTCCTACACTTGTCCCAATAAAGGATAGAATGATTAAAATCGGTAAGCTTAAATCACCCTTATGTGCTAAAAATCCCGCATATGCTAATGTTGGCTCTCCCGGAAACGGAAGTGCAATATATTCTAACAGCAAACCAACAAGTACAACATAGTACCCGTATTGCTGAAATAATTCATGAATCCATTCCATGTCATCTCTCCTTTCAATCACGTACAACTTCTTACTATTATTGTATAAAAAAATTGTCGAAATAACTATCACAATAGCTTACATTTTTATTACATTTTTGTAAGGCTCACACTAAAACTTTCTGTTCTTTATTTCCTTCTATTTACTTTCATTCAAAAACAATTCAACAAATATATACCGTACGAAACTGAGGGCTTAACATGCAGTTTTTATCCATTTTTTAACACTTAAAAATCGTTATATTTTGTTCTTAATAAAAAACCACTACAAACTCATACTAACTTCATATTAGCTTCATATACGTATTGTAAGATTATATCGGAATTTGTTGAAAAATTTAACCAATAAATGACTAAGCATTAATTTGAATAAATATGAATAGCTTTTCGAAATTGAAAAAAGGGTGAATAAGAAATGGAAGCTTATAAAATGCACGATTTTATTAATACAAATGTTGAATCTCATCAAAATGAAACCGTTTTTAATTTACACATATGTGAAACAAATGAATTTGACGTAAGTTTAACAAAATCTACTACACTATCTTTTATCGTTTCAAAAAAGAACATTAAAATTGTCACGAAAAAATGGATTAATTCAAATCAAGAAAGCATGATTGGCAAAAGCTATATCATTCCAACGAAAGCTTTTCACTACTTCTTACCAATTATTTCTGAAACTGAAGATGAATTAAATATTCAAGTTCAAAGCTTTGGACTACATGGGGAACTTTTATTAAATGAAAGATTACTTATTGATAAAAACAACAAATACAATGCCAAAATTACTACTTTCTTTGAAACATTAGATGAAAATGTAAATAAAGTATTACGAGGATTGCAAATTCATTGTATGTAATACTACTACAATAGTAAAAAGGAGAATATAATGAAAAAACTATTATTAAGCGCACTATTATCATTAGGATTTTTAACTATTCCATTCACAAATGCTGAGGCAGCTACAACAAATGATCAGCTTATCGTGAATACACAGTTAAATAAAATGGATTATTATCAAAACGGAAAATTCATAAAGAGTTTTACTGTCGCTACTGGAAAAGCAGCTACTCCTACACCTAAAGGTACTTTTCAAATCGTAAATAAAATTAAAAATCGTCCTTATTATACAGGCAAAATTAAAGGCGGCGATCCACGTAATCCACTTGGTGACCGTTGGCTCGGACTAAACATGGCAGGAACTTACGGAACAACTTATGCGATTCATGGTACGAACAATAATCAGGCAATTGGTAAGTGGACAACACTAGGTTGTATTCGTATGTATAACAATGATATACACTGGTTATTTGAGCGTATTCCCCAGCAAGCTACTGTCACTGTAAAATAACCTCAAAGCGCGATTTACATGTAGCCAAGAATTTTATGTCTTGGCTTATTTTATTTCTTCATTTACAGTAGCAAAACAACTGTATTTACATATATAATAGGAATAGATTGTGTTAAATAACATCCAAACATTGATAAACATGGATATTAAAATTATACAGTTATAATATTTTATAAATTTTACAATACATACTATAATAGAATTACTGTAATTCTTAAATATTCAGTTTCACTAAACAACTCCCCTTGCTACTTTCATGATTATTTTATGGCGGGGGCTTATTATATGTATAAACAATCTGAGTCATCGGAAAAATGATGAATTCGAATATTGCAGTTAAAAGCGTTATTTAGGAGGTGTTACTATGACGCATATACTGGTGATTGAAGACAACCCAGATATACAAGAACTGATTCGTGAATTTCTAATGGCACAAAACTTTACCGTTGATGTTGTTGGCGCTGGAACAGAAGGTATACTTCTTTTCCAAAAAAATTCATACGATCTTGTCCTCCTTGATGTGATGTTACCAGATATAGATGGCTATAGTATTTGTAAAATTATGCGAGGACAATCTGATGTACCAATCATTATGTTAACAGGCTTACATAATGAAGAAAGTGAAATTAAAGGATTTGAGTTAGGTATTGATGACTATATTACGAAACCGTTCCATTACACCGTATTTATTAAACGTGTAGAAGCCGTATTAAGAAGGGCAGCAACGAAGGAAGCCGAAGCTGCAACTATACTACAATTCCATGAATTGATGTTAAATTCTACAGCATATGCCGCTTATGTTCATGGTAATCAAATTGAATTGACAACAAAAGAATTTGAAATTATTTATACTTTACTGCAAAATCGAGGAAAA from Bacillus basilensis includes the following:
- a CDS encoding response regulator transcription factor; protein product: MTHILVIEDNPDIQELIREFLMAQNFTVDVVGAGTEGILLFQKNSYDLVLLDVMLPDIDGYSICKIMRGQSDVPIIMLTGLHNEESEIKGFELGIDDYITKPFHYTVFIKRVEAVLRRAATKEAEAATILQFHELMLNSTAYAAYVHGNQIELTTKEFEIIYTLLQNRGKVLSRSDLLNKVWGYEHYGDVRVIDTHIKNLRKKLGIPYIKTVKGIGYKIES
- a CDS encoding DUF3978 domain-containing protein; amino-acid sequence: MEAYKMHDFINTNVESHQNETVFNLHICETNEFDVSLTKSTTLSFIVSKKNIKIVTKKWINSNQESMIGKSYIIPTKAFHYFLPIISETEDELNIQVQSFGLHGELLLNERLLIDKNNKYNAKITTFFETLDENVNKVLRGLQIHCM
- a CDS encoding L,D-transpeptidase, which codes for MKKLLLSALLSLGFLTIPFTNAEAATTNDQLIVNTQLNKMDYYQNGKFIKSFTVATGKAATPTPKGTFQIVNKIKNRPYYTGKIKGGDPRNPLGDRWLGLNMAGTYGTTYAIHGTNNNQAIGKWTTLGCIRMYNNDIHWLFERIPQQATVTVK